TAGTTTCCTTTGAAAGTTGAAGTTTGAGAGGCAAAtccaaaacaaaaaatgaatcgCTGCGGTAGCAAATTCATTGAATGAAAGAATTCAAACATTCATCAGTTCGAATTTTATGAACTTTTTGTGGAATGCAAACTGATAAagtgaaagtttttttttttcgtaTTTTAACTAGGATATTATATTAATACTaaattgttttgaaatattGACTATAAAACTTAATTACAGGTCTAAAATGACTATTTTCCAATTCAGCCAGAAATATCTAGAAGGATTAACGTCAATTCATAGTGATTGTGAGCTAAATAATCCTGTCATAATAGATGTGTCAAATCTAAAcatgacaagtaaaaatgaatggAATGAATAGttaaatgaaatttaagttATAGTTAAGCAGAGAGAACTTAAATTCTAGTAAGAAACTATAACCtgattatttataaaattcatttgaTTCTTGAAGAGCGATTAGTAATTATAAAAAGGTGATATTTTGGATATCCGTCTGATTCTTATCTCAATTGTTGGAAGAATTGCTAGGTTGGCTGTTTaagatgttttattttattgatatgcCTAATAATATGTTAAGTCTTATTTTGTTCTTAAAACTTCTATTTGATGAATCTTATTTTAGAGAAGAGAACCAATATTTGTGCTAGAGTCCGGAGAATAAAGTCATCCTTAGTAGGAAGCTGACAATGAGGTTTTTTTATGGTGTGAAAGTCGAATTAATCGAGCCAGTATGTTCAAGACACTGATTGCTTGAAGTAACAAAAGAAAGGCCTGTTTGCTGAGCGTACTATACTAGTATTGCGTCCCTTGTTTTGTACATCAAGATTATCAACCCCAAATCCTCTCGGCGCAAATTTGAAATAGTCGGACTCCTCGAATACCAAGAAAGTAACAGAAAATTGTATCGACGTACTGCAAGAAATTGGATATTTTAACTTGATATGTAACCAAAATATACAGTCAAAGAGAGTTGTATTTGTCAAACTCCCAACAAATAAATAATGCTCTCAACTGGAATCTGCATCTCTTGGTTGCATTACATTCACTTAATATAtaccaaaagaagaaagaaatgcCTACAGTTCCGGCAGGAGCTGATCTAGAATGTTGTCTACTAGTTCACGTGAACACAATAGCTTTTGTCCGTGTACTATATGTATTACAAAATCAACTAAACAATGACTATGAAcccaattattattttatattaacctGAGGTTACATATGAACCTATAAACTTTAAATCCTGAATCTGTCTCTGATTCTGGGGAAGATATTGAATCACTTTCTTGCTGTCAAACAAAATGTTTCAAGATAAAGTCTTCAACACCGACCATTTGGATGTAAGAACATCTGCCGTCAGCTCTTTTGCCACTGTCCAGCAGCACAATGCCATTCATGAAACAAGATACAGTGTCACAAAACCACAGAAGAAAACACCAACAGACAGAGGTCAAAGCAAGAAGGCTCCTTGATTAGATCTATACACTAAAGATAGTCAACAAGATTCATTTGAGAACTACTTCTTTTGGGCAAACATAAGACAAACTTCAGTTTAGACAAGAAAGCAACCAACTCTAGATTGTTGTTTTGATCTATGGTTCAACGATTATAGTACTTTCAGTCCTAACTCATGCACACATTTTATTCAAATAGACTAAAGTTCTAACGGCTGTCCCTTATCTCAGAGAGTTATAGTACCGTATAGATGAACGATCAGCAAACATATTAGTAACAGAATCTGGCTGCACTACATAATCCTCATAGACGAACGATCAAATATCAGTAATGTTAAATCCAAATGAAAAGACTAGTTCTTTCATAGACTTGTTATCATATATGAAAACTCCAAATAACAAATTTACAACACAATTGTCATTTTAGAATCACATTTctgtttaaaaagttttttccGGCTGATTTTACATTCTTCAAAAGAGGATCAATAAAGTATACTGACCTTTAGACGATGCAGGCATTACAACAACATGCATAGTTGCATTGTTTGGAGGTAATGCTAAACGGAGAGGATATAAATTCCCATTGAATTTGTTACGCGAACAAACAATTATCTTCTCTAGCCCTGTTTCTTCTTCCAACTTTCGAGTCAGTTCCTCTAATCCATGCCCTTTGAACTGTAAAGAAGGCCCTTCCACTGAATCATTCACATTTCCATCTTCATCCGCCACATGGTAATAGATAACCCTACCTTCGGATTTCACAGACTGCACATTTCATACAAATCTAGCACATCAGTTTAATTCAATACAGTAATCATTGTGATTTTGTTGGCGAAACAAATTCCATTTATACAAACCTGAGTCCTGGAAAATTTAGCAGATGTAAGACGAAAAGATGAGGTGAAATCATCATCAGCCACTGATTCTGATTGCGAGACGGTTTCATCAGGTAATTCAGGGAGTAGCTCAACAGTATCAACTGTCCATAAGATCCAATCTTGATGTCTATGAGGTATATCATGTGTAACTGAATTTCTCCAAGGAGGTAATCCACTATTCGCCCTTAAAAAATTGCCATATCTCGTTTTCAGCTTTACCGCAGATCCTTCCTTTATAGGTTCCCATTCTACCGATGAATCCAATTTACTTGGCAAACTTTGAACAACTTTCTGACCTGTTACCCCGAACAGACGTTGATCGTCTAAGGCCGTTAGGTATTTTCCATAGATACTTTTTAAACGAATCACATTGTTCAATTCTTCAGGGAATTCGACTGTCCATTTAACCGTCTTTGTAGATCCACTGCGATCTTGGTATACGCATTCTTGATCAGGATCAGCGTGTAAATATTTGTCATGGTTGCTCTTTAGCCTAACCGATTTTGCTTTCTCAAAAAATTCCATCTACAATCGAAGATTTGATGcgtaaatttcaaaaattaaatacctGGATCTTAttgaattgaagaagaagaagaagagaataaGTGTGTGTTTGTGAAACAGCTAATGTTAATGTATGTAAGATGTCGTAATTGTGTAACGGGCAGGTAGGTAATATGTTGTCTGTGTGAAATCTCTGACTTTAAcgtccttttttttcttttcttcccctttttttGATACATCTTGCTGGCTTg
This window of the Solanum pennellii chromosome 2, SPENNV200 genome carries:
- the LOC107009549 gene encoding uncharacterized protein LOC107009549 — its product is MEFFEKAKSVRLKSNHDKYLHADPDQECVYQDRSGSTKTVKWTVEFPEELNNVIRLKSIYGKYLTALDDQRLFGVTGQKVVQSLPSKLDSSVEWEPIKEGSAVKLKTRYGNFLRANSGLPPWRNSVTHDIPHRHQDWILWTVDTVELLPELPDETVSQSESVADDDFTSSFRLTSAKFSRTQSVKSEGRVIYYHVADEDGNVNDSVEGPSLQFKGHGLEELTRKLEEETGLEKIIVCSRNKFNGNLYPLRLALPPNNATMHVVVMPASSKVAKELTADVLTSKWSVLKTLS